In Actinomyces weissii, a genomic segment contains:
- a CDS encoding UDP-N-acetylmuramoyl-L-alanyl-D-glutamate--2,6-diaminopimelate ligase yields the protein MSLNAPSSAEPLRPHRVQPVDLKHLAQRFGLQPASASLPLGQTRVTGVAQGSTEVGPGDLFVALPGARAHGAQYARQAVQAGAVAVLTDLDGAALLAQEDLQVPVLTSTQLPGVVGHLAAEVYGQPAGGLTTAAVTGTNGKTTTATMIDHVLRKLGKVTGLIGTVEVTLAGASRPAVLTTPQPADLQRFLTCLREAGGTDLVMEVSSHALAMHRTEPVVFTVAGFTNLTQDHLDYHTTLEEYFEAKALLFTPQHSRHQVVCVDDPWGRRLAQRLASSPQARLTTLRTPLADPEGQAFPATWSIEAVHHEPARTSFTLRGPQDQRLETATSLPGDFNVANAALAVLMVHAAGTPLEEIGQALGEAGVSPVVPGRVEAVGSGTSGPRVLVDFAHNPGALEAVLRSLRPTVQGRLVLVFGATGNRDTGKRPQMARIAVEGADLVIITDDDPHDEDPAAIRAELMAVAQSARPGGTELEEVAPREAAIWKAVELARPEDTVLIAGRGHETVQDVAGEDISLDDRVAAAEALRRKEGSPA from the coding sequence ATGAGCCTGAACGCCCCCTCGTCCGCTGAGCCTCTGCGCCCGCACCGCGTACAGCCAGTAGACCTCAAGCACCTGGCTCAACGCTTTGGGCTGCAGCCCGCCAGCGCCAGCCTGCCGCTGGGGCAGACCCGGGTGACCGGGGTGGCGCAGGGCTCCACGGAGGTGGGCCCCGGGGACCTCTTCGTGGCCCTGCCAGGGGCCCGCGCGCACGGCGCCCAGTACGCCCGCCAGGCCGTCCAGGCCGGGGCTGTGGCTGTTCTCACTGATCTCGACGGCGCCGCCCTGCTGGCCCAGGAGGACCTCCAGGTGCCGGTGCTCACCAGCACCCAGTTGCCCGGTGTGGTGGGGCACCTGGCAGCGGAGGTCTACGGCCAGCCCGCCGGAGGCCTGACCACCGCAGCGGTCACCGGCACCAACGGCAAGACCACCACCGCCACCATGATCGACCACGTGCTGCGCAAGCTGGGCAAGGTGACGGGACTGATCGGCACCGTGGAGGTCACCCTGGCCGGGGCCAGCCGCCCAGCCGTGCTCACCACCCCGCAGCCCGCCGACCTGCAGCGCTTCCTGACCTGCCTGCGGGAGGCCGGGGGCACCGACCTGGTGATGGAGGTCTCCTCCCACGCCCTGGCCATGCACCGCACCGAGCCCGTGGTCTTCACCGTGGCCGGGTTCACCAACCTCACCCAGGACCACCTGGACTACCACACCACCCTGGAGGAGTACTTCGAGGCCAAGGCCCTGCTCTTCACCCCCCAGCACTCCCGCCACCAGGTGGTCTGCGTGGACGACCCCTGGGGGCGGCGGCTGGCCCAGCGCCTGGCCAGCAGCCCGCAGGCCCGGCTCACCACCCTGCGCACCCCGCTGGCCGACCCGGAGGGCCAGGCCTTCCCCGCCACCTGGAGCATCGAGGCGGTGCACCACGAGCCCGCCCGCACCAGCTTCACGCTGCGGGGGCCCCAGGACCAGAGGCTGGAGACCGCCACCAGCCTGCCGGGGGACTTCAACGTGGCCAACGCCGCCCTGGCGGTCCTCATGGTGCACGCCGCCGGGACCCCCCTGGAGGAGATCGGCCAGGCCCTGGGCGAGGCCGGGGTGAGCCCGGTGGTTCCGGGCCGGGTGGAGGCCGTGGGCAGCGGCACCAGCGGCCCCCGGGTGCTGGTCGACTTCGCCCACAACCCGGGGGCCCTGGAGGCGGTGCTGCGCTCCCTGCGCCCCACCGTCCAGGGGCGTCTGGTGCTCGTCTTCGGGGCCACCGGTAACCGGGACACCGGCAAGCGCCCACAGATGGCCCGGATCGCCGTCGAGGGCGCGGACCTCGTCATCATCACTGACGACGACCCCCACGACGAGGACCCGGCCGCGATCCGTGCCGAGCTCATGGCCGTGGCGCAGTCCGCCCGGCCCGGTGGCACGGAGCTGGAGGAGGTCGCCCCGCGCGAGGCCGCCATCTGGAAGGCCGTGGAGCTGGCCCGCCCCGAGGACACCGTCCTGATCGCCGGGCGCGGGCACGAGACCGTCCAGGACGTGGCCGGTGAGGACATCAGCCTGGACGACCGCGTTGCCGCCGCCGAGGCGCTGCGCCGAAAAGAAGGATCTCCCGCATGA
- the rsmH gene encoding 16S rRNA (cytosine(1402)-N(4))-methyltransferase RsmH — translation MSSTSTQPDAGDQPGTSDQPGGRPAAQRHTPVLLERCLDLLAPALESSPSQAGPVLIDCTLGMGGHTEAALQRFDRLTVIGIDRDPQAVALASQRLAPFGERFKAVRTTYDDVLQVAAEHAQADMGGLVDGVLMDLGVSSLQLDDAPRGFSYARPAPLDMRMDQSRGRSAAELLATATTGEITRILRDYGEERFAPRIAAAIVRRREAGQPVLTTDALVEVVRECVPAAARRTGGNPAKRTFQALRVAVNSELDVLARALPRALDSLRVGGRLVVESYQSLEDRLVKSELGRGARSRAPEGLPVVPETDLPYLELLVHGAEQADEAEVARNPRSAPVRLRAAVRTRPAAQASAQGRAAGSQQAARRVPSSKPVSNRDRSTRGRSRR, via the coding sequence GTGTCCAGCACCAGCACCCAGCCGGACGCCGGCGACCAGCCCGGCACCAGTGACCAGCCCGGCGGTCGGCCCGCGGCACAGCGGCACACACCCGTGCTGCTTGAGCGCTGCCTGGACCTGCTGGCCCCGGCCCTGGAGTCCAGCCCCTCCCAGGCCGGTCCTGTACTCATCGATTGCACCCTGGGTATGGGCGGGCACACTGAGGCCGCCTTGCAGCGCTTCGACCGCCTTACCGTCATCGGCATAGACCGGGACCCGCAGGCTGTCGCCCTGGCCAGCCAGCGCCTGGCACCCTTCGGGGAGCGCTTCAAGGCGGTGCGTACCACCTACGACGACGTCCTCCAGGTAGCAGCCGAGCACGCCCAGGCTGATATGGGCGGGCTGGTTGACGGCGTGCTGATGGACCTGGGGGTCTCCTCCCTGCAGCTCGACGACGCCCCCCGGGGCTTCTCCTACGCCAGGCCCGCACCGCTGGACATGCGCATGGACCAGAGCCGGGGCCGCAGCGCCGCCGAGCTGCTGGCCACGGCTACCACCGGGGAGATCACCCGTATCCTGCGCGACTACGGCGAGGAGCGTTTCGCCCCTCGTATAGCGGCTGCCATCGTCCGCCGTCGGGAGGCGGGACAGCCCGTGCTCACCACCGACGCCCTGGTGGAGGTGGTGCGCGAGTGCGTCCCGGCCGCTGCCCGCCGCACCGGGGGGAACCCCGCCAAGCGGACCTTCCAGGCCCTACGGGTGGCGGTGAACAGCGAGCTGGACGTGCTGGCCCGGGCCCTGCCCCGGGCCCTGGACTCCTTGCGCGTAGGCGGCAGGCTGGTGGTCGAGTCCTACCAGTCGCTGGAGGACCGGCTGGTCAAGTCCGAGCTGGGGCGAGGGGCACGCTCCCGCGCCCCCGAGGGCCTGCCCGTGGTGCCAGAGACCGACCTCCCCTACCTGGAGCTGCTGGTCCACGGCGCGGAGCAGGCTGACGAGGCCGAGGTGGCCCGCAACCCCAGGTCCGCCCCCGTCCGCCTGCGCGCCGCCGTCCGCACCCGGCCCGCTGCCCAGGCGTCGGCGCAAGGCCGGGCGGCAGGCAGTCAGCAGGCCGCCAGAAGAGTCCCCAGCAGCAAGCCCGTTAGTAACCGTGACCGCAGCACCAGAGGAAGGAGCCGTCGATGA
- a CDS encoding peptidoglycan D,D-transpeptidase FtsI family protein gives MNLSRRSALQALGLLGFSAVTLRLAYFEAFSASEAAAQARRVRQGSTPLRSLRGEIQDRKGIVLASSMVVYDVAVNQTLISQYEHKIYDAADNEHVVGHGAIEAAAQLAPLLGVDARELAAQMIGDSPYVVIAPAIDEVVWRRVDALNIHGIERDQRVKRLYPAGNVAGNIIGFAHDDRDEVTRQRYMKAETGLELTQDQQLTGTDGSRQYERSSSGQLIIPSVPEVTVPAVQGSTVRTTLDADLQKVIQDAVAQAMSTWQPEWVSVVVTEPATGKVLAMVDSNSFDPTRPEQSTEGNTGARSVEVVYEPGSVGKVVTFAAALEEGKIKADSTWTVPDTWAAPNGQVFEDSHPHETTTITATQVLVDSSNVGTVIIGDLLEDSVRHDYMRRFGWGQLTGIELPGEVKGILSAPEDWDGRTRYTTMFGQGVACTPIQAVQTLAAVANGGVRVPLRLIDAWVDSQGTVTEQPRPQGVRVVSEQTAETLTQMLVGVTQPGGTAATAAVDGYQVAGKTGTTQILEGGKEIGTVASFVGFLPAAAPAAAVSVVVHKPAHGVYGGVVAGPLFREVALATMHVLGVKPDPSVVASTAPPASQ, from the coding sequence GTGAACCTGTCCCGCCGCTCCGCCCTGCAGGCCCTGGGCCTGCTCGGGTTCTCGGCCGTCACCCTCCGCCTGGCGTACTTTGAAGCCTTCTCGGCCTCCGAGGCCGCCGCGCAGGCTCGGCGCGTCCGCCAGGGCAGCACCCCTCTGCGCTCGCTGCGCGGAGAGATACAGGACCGTAAAGGGATAGTGCTGGCCTCCTCCATGGTGGTCTACGACGTCGCCGTGAACCAGACCCTCATCTCCCAGTACGAGCACAAGATCTACGACGCCGCCGACAACGAGCACGTGGTCGGGCACGGGGCCATCGAGGCTGCGGCCCAGCTGGCCCCGCTGCTGGGGGTGGACGCTCGCGAGCTTGCCGCCCAGATGATCGGGGACAGCCCCTACGTGGTGATCGCCCCCGCCATCGACGAGGTGGTCTGGCGGCGGGTGGACGCCCTGAACATCCACGGCATCGAGCGGGACCAGCGGGTCAAGCGCCTCTACCCGGCGGGCAACGTGGCGGGCAACATCATCGGCTTCGCCCACGACGACCGGGACGAGGTCACCCGCCAGCGCTACATGAAGGCCGAGACCGGTCTGGAGCTCACCCAGGACCAGCAGCTGACCGGGACGGACGGGTCCCGGCAGTACGAGCGATCCAGCAGCGGGCAGCTGATCATCCCCTCCGTGCCGGAGGTGACGGTGCCCGCCGTGCAGGGCTCCACCGTGCGCACCACCCTGGACGCCGACCTGCAGAAGGTCATCCAGGACGCCGTCGCCCAGGCCATGAGCACCTGGCAGCCGGAGTGGGTCTCCGTGGTGGTCACCGAGCCGGCCACCGGCAAGGTCCTGGCCATGGTGGACTCCAACTCCTTCGACCCGACCCGGCCGGAGCAGAGCACGGAGGGGAACACGGGTGCCAGGTCCGTGGAGGTGGTCTACGAGCCCGGCAGCGTCGGCAAGGTGGTGACCTTCGCCGCCGCCCTGGAGGAGGGCAAGATCAAGGCCGACAGCACCTGGACGGTGCCGGACACCTGGGCGGCCCCCAACGGCCAGGTCTTTGAGGACTCCCACCCCCACGAGACCACCACCATCACCGCCACCCAGGTGCTGGTGGACTCCTCGAACGTGGGCACCGTCATTATCGGTGACCTGCTGGAGGACTCGGTGCGCCACGACTACATGCGCCGTTTCGGCTGGGGGCAGCTGACCGGCATCGAGCTGCCCGGGGAGGTGAAGGGCATCCTCTCCGCGCCGGAGGACTGGGACGGGCGCACCCGCTACACCACCATGTTCGGGCAGGGGGTGGCCTGCACCCCGATCCAGGCGGTGCAGACCCTGGCTGCCGTCGCCAACGGCGGGGTGCGGGTGCCGCTGCGGCTGATCGACGCCTGGGTCGACTCCCAGGGCACAGTGACCGAGCAGCCGCGGCCGCAGGGCGTGCGCGTGGTCAGTGAGCAGACCGCCGAGACCCTCACGCAGATGCTGGTGGGGGTCACCCAGCCGGGCGGCACCGCAGCCACCGCGGCGGTGGACGGCTACCAGGTGGCGGGCAAGACCGGCACCACCCAGATCCTGGAGGGCGGCAAGGAGATCGGCACGGTCGCCTCCTTCGTGGGCTTCCTGCCCGCCGCGGCCCCGGCCGCAGCCGTGTCGGTAGTGGTGCACAAGCCCGCCCACGGGGTGTACGGCGGGGTGGTGGCCGGACCCCTGTTCCGGGAGGTGGCCCTGGCCACCATGCACGTGCTCGGTGTCAAGCCTGATCCGTCAGTCGTCGCATCGACCGCCCCGCCCGCCTCCCAGTAG